The following nucleotide sequence is from Gammaproteobacteria bacterium.
CGCCACCGGCCAGCTTCATCGCGCCTTCGATGTCGCCAGCATCCCAACGCCTGACGGATTCGGCAAACCGTAGCTGCTGCTCGCGCGCTTCATGGCTGTCATCACCGGAGTACGATTCTCCTGTGCGCGGATCGCAGTTCGCTACGTCCTCATGCCAGTTGCCCATTTTCACCTGCCTTTTCCGTTTTCCCGGCCCGTTCACGCCGTCAGCTCCCGGTAGCGGAGCCGCTTACCCTCCAGCCCCCGGATGATAACCCGCATCTGCGCGAGCGTGTCCAATGGGCGGATGTTGTGGCGGCCCGCGAACTCGTTCACGTACCGCTGAAGATGCTTCTCCGACATCCGGTGATAGGTGCCCATGTACCCGCGCTTGAGCATCCCCCAGAACGATTCCATCCCGTTGGTGTGCGCCTGCCCCCGGACATACTCGCCGACGCTGTGACGGACCTTCTCGTGCTTCTTACGCCCCTTGTAGGTGCTCGTGCCGTCCGTGTAGACGGTCGCATTCGGGTCCGCGTGTCCATCGACGAACTCCGTGATGGTC
It contains:
- a CDS encoding IS1595 family transposase, whose product is MHRDLGISQKAAWFLAHRLREAWDDGKSPFAGPIEVDEAYIGGLEKNKHEKDKLKAGRGPVGKVPVVGVKDRASNQIAAKVIDRTDGATITEFVDGHADPNATVYTDGTSTYKGRKKHEKVRHSVGEYVRGQAHTNGMESFWGMLKRGYMGTYHRMSEKHLQRYVNEFAGRHNIRPLDTLAQMRVIIRGLEGKRLRYRELTA